A window of the Candidatus Eremiobacteraceae bacterium genome harbors these coding sequences:
- a CDS encoding polyprenol monophosphomannose synthase: MIHAYAVSVVIPTYNEAGGIEKLIAALSGIFQKMGVDGEIVIVDDNSPDGTGAIVDGLASRYPCRCVHRAGKLGLASAVIDGWKTCASPILGVMDADFSHDIEIVPQLVGALTSGEYQLAIGSRYVRGGGITNWPWRRRVTSRVAIMLAQPLTPVRDITSGYLFFKREVIDGVELDPIGFKIGLEVVMKGKYQKVKEVPYVFTDRTHGESKLNSGEIFNYLKQLSKMYFGNARPHSASAGAPETGRE, from the coding sequence GTGATTCACGCATATGCCGTATCCGTTGTCATCCCCACGTATAACGAAGCCGGCGGCATCGAAAAGCTCATCGCAGCGTTGAGCGGTATATTCCAAAAAATGGGCGTCGATGGCGAGATCGTGATCGTGGACGATAACTCGCCGGACGGCACCGGCGCCATCGTCGATGGCTTGGCGAGCCGTTATCCTTGTCGTTGCGTTCACCGGGCGGGCAAGCTTGGCTTAGCATCGGCGGTCATCGACGGATGGAAGACATGTGCGTCGCCGATTCTAGGCGTGATGGATGCCGACTTCAGTCACGATATCGAAATCGTGCCGCAGTTGGTGGGCGCACTGACGAGCGGCGAATACCAACTCGCGATCGGCAGCCGCTACGTTCGGGGAGGCGGCATCACGAATTGGCCGTGGCGCAGACGTGTGACGTCACGCGTGGCGATCATGCTCGCGCAACCGTTGACGCCCGTGCGAGACATCACGTCCGGTTACTTGTTTTTCAAACGAGAAGTGATCGACGGCGTTGAGCTCGACCCGATAGGCTTCAAGATCGGTCTCGAAGTTGTGATGAAAGGGAAGTACCAAAAAGTGAAGGAAGTGCCGTACGTCTTCACCGATAGAACCCACGGCGAGAGCAAACTCAACAGCGGCGAGATCTTCAACTACTTGAAGCAACTGTCGAAGATGTATTTCGGCAACGCTCGACCGCATAGCGCGAGCGCGGGCGCACCCGAAACGGGGCGAGAGTAG
- the accD gene encoding acetyl-CoA carboxylase, carboxyltransferase subunit beta, which yields MAPSPNWLKRRSVKPESSTDPLWELCPSCGERLYKKDLVERLRVCPKCGHHLRMGALDRIALLADGDFEEIASNLVTGDPLLWMDRVPYSQKTAADRAKSGLLEGVVTGFCAIEGFPTALGVMDFAFRGGTMGSVVGEKITLLLEEAARRKLPVVLVCASGGARMEEGMIALMQMAKTSAAVERFGLLGLPLVTVLTDPTTGGVSASFGFQGDVIIAEHGAAIGFAGRRVIDQTIRQKLPDGFQSAEFLLEHGQIDMVVRRNEMKSCLGRVLRFLSDKAVSA from the coding sequence GTGGCACCTTCTCCGAATTGGCTGAAGCGGCGATCCGTCAAGCCCGAAAGTTCCACCGACCCGCTTTGGGAGCTTTGCCCAAGCTGCGGCGAACGGCTGTATAAGAAGGATCTCGTCGAGCGCCTGCGTGTGTGCCCGAAGTGCGGGCATCATCTGCGCATGGGCGCGCTCGATCGTATCGCGTTGCTGGCGGACGGCGACTTCGAAGAGATCGCGAGCAATCTCGTCACGGGCGACCCGCTTCTCTGGATGGACCGCGTTCCATATTCGCAAAAGACCGCCGCCGACCGCGCGAAGTCCGGCCTGCTCGAAGGTGTCGTCACCGGTTTCTGCGCGATCGAAGGCTTCCCGACCGCGCTCGGCGTCATGGATTTCGCATTTCGCGGCGGCACCATGGGAAGTGTCGTCGGCGAGAAGATCACGCTTTTGCTCGAGGAGGCGGCGCGCCGCAAACTGCCGGTTGTGCTCGTGTGCGCGTCGGGCGGCGCGCGAATGGAAGAAGGCATGATCGCGCTCATGCAAATGGCCAAGACTTCGGCGGCCGTTGAGCGCTTCGGTCTGCTCGGATTGCCGCTCGTCACCGTCCTCACCGATCCAACCACTGGCGGCGTTTCCGCATCGTTCGGCTTCCAAGGCGACGTGATCATCGCCGAACACGGCGCGGCGATAGGTTTTGCCGGCCGGCGCGTCATCGATCAGACCATCCGGCAAAAGCTACCGGACGGATTTCAGTCGGCAGAATTCTTGCTCGAACACGGGCAGATCGATATGGTCGTCCGGCGCAATGAAATGAAGAGCTGCCTTGGCCGCGTGCTGCGCTTCCTCAGCGACAAGGCGGTCTCGGCATGA
- a CDS encoding acetyl-CoA carboxylase carboxyltransferase subunit alpha has product MNVIVELEQPLTQLEDKIADLKKLNESGRVDLSSQIRALEEKARELKVEIFSNLTPWQRVHLARHPRRPLALDYISALEGYTELHGDRHYADDAAMVAGFAYLSGTPVFVLGQQKGRDTKENLFRNFGMPHPEGYRKAQRIMQLAEKFDRPLLTFVDTPGAYPGIGAEERGQSEAIASSIKLMTGLRVPIIVNVIGEGGSGGALAIGVGDYVGMLQHAVYSVASPEPAASILWHDASKAEEAATRLRLTSDDLFEFGIVDEVIVEPPGGAHSDAADTVRRVLEADVRALGALNKLTADELLDRRYEKYRKIGSHAELAVDRAAR; this is encoded by the coding sequence ATGAACGTCATCGTCGAACTCGAGCAGCCGCTGACGCAGCTCGAAGACAAGATCGCCGACCTCAAGAAACTCAACGAGTCTGGACGCGTCGACCTGTCGAGCCAGATCCGCGCCCTTGAGGAAAAAGCCCGGGAGCTCAAGGTCGAGATCTTCTCGAATCTCACACCCTGGCAGCGAGTGCACCTCGCGCGCCATCCGCGGCGGCCGCTGGCGCTCGACTACATCTCCGCGTTGGAGGGCTACACCGAATTGCACGGCGACCGGCACTATGCCGACGATGCCGCCATGGTTGCAGGGTTCGCGTATCTGTCGGGAACGCCGGTCTTCGTCCTCGGACAGCAGAAAGGCCGCGATACCAAAGAAAACCTGTTCCGCAATTTCGGCATGCCGCATCCGGAGGGCTATCGCAAGGCCCAACGCATCATGCAGCTCGCCGAGAAATTCGACCGGCCGTTGCTGACGTTCGTCGATACGCCTGGCGCGTATCCTGGAATAGGAGCGGAAGAGCGCGGTCAATCCGAGGCAATTGCCTCATCGATTAAGTTGATGACCGGCCTTCGCGTGCCGATAATAGTGAATGTGATAGGCGAAGGCGGAAGCGGCGGAGCGCTGGCGATCGGCGTGGGCGACTATGTGGGCATGTTGCAGCACGCCGTCTATTCGGTCGCGTCGCCTGAGCCGGCCGCATCGATTTTGTGGCACGACGCGTCGAAGGCGGAAGAAGCGGCGACACGCCTGCGATTGACGTCCGACGACTTGTTCGAATTCGGCATCGTCGACGAAGTCATCGTCGAGCCGCCTGGCGGCGCGCACAGCGATGCAGCCGACACGGTCCGGCGCGTGCTCGAGGCCGACGTTCGCGCGCTGGGCGCACTGAACAAGTTGACGGCCGACGAACTTCTCGACCGCCGCTACGAAAAATATCGAAAGATCGGATCGCACGCGGAGCTGGCGGTTGACCGCGCGGCGCGGTAG
- a CDS encoding septum formation initiator family protein: protein MTARRGSLGYKAVRLARAPVHAPWRAAVSRVGMIVVRCALVAGAVVVFAACGLQAWRVGAESYRLHRQIVALEQRNANLAASSIALKAKIKALHDPEYLVPLIHEQLGLTKPHEVFIVVQTPAPAFR from the coding sequence TTGACCGCGCGGCGCGGTAGCCTCGGCTACAAGGCCGTCCGCTTGGCGCGGGCGCCGGTCCATGCGCCGTGGCGCGCGGCAGTTTCGCGCGTGGGAATGATCGTCGTGCGTTGCGCGCTCGTCGCGGGCGCAGTCGTCGTGTTCGCCGCGTGTGGTCTGCAAGCGTGGCGCGTCGGAGCCGAATCCTATCGCTTGCATAGGCAGATAGTGGCACTCGAACAACGCAATGCCAATCTCGCCGCCTCGTCGATAGCGCTGAAGGCGAAGATCAAGGCCCTGCACGATCCGGAATATCTCGTGCCGCTCATCCACGAACAATTGGGTTTGACAAAACCGCACGAGGTCTTCATCGTCGTGCAGACGCCGGCACCGGCTTTCAGGTAG
- a CDS encoding MurR/RpiR family transcriptional regulator: protein MSQVEPVNVPGCFIRIDGVYTALRTAEKRVADFIKAHPEELIHFTVTELADATATSESTVVRLSQKLGYKGYQEFKIMLARDLVAPADTIFEAITPQDSIQQLKSKVFQANIQALKDTIEVLDDASLQRAADAIGRARRMDIYGVGGSSSIAYDAYHKFHRIGITCFAMSDADFLATSAALLGPDDVALGISHTGSSRDVVEALRAAKENGATTICVTHNATSPITRVADITLFTAARETAFSSDAMTSRLAQLSILDTVYLAVALARYDKSLGFIQKTRQASAAKRY from the coding sequence ATGTCGCAGGTCGAGCCGGTCAATGTCCCGGGTTGTTTCATTCGCATCGATGGCGTCTATACCGCGCTCCGGACGGCTGAAAAACGCGTCGCCGACTTCATCAAGGCGCATCCCGAAGAGCTCATCCACTTCACGGTCACCGAGCTTGCCGACGCAACCGCAACGAGCGAATCCACCGTGGTGCGGCTGAGCCAAAAACTTGGCTACAAGGGATATCAAGAATTCAAGATCATGTTGGCGCGCGATCTTGTGGCGCCCGCCGACACCATCTTCGAAGCGATCACGCCGCAGGATTCCATCCAGCAGTTGAAGTCCAAGGTCTTCCAAGCGAACATCCAGGCGCTCAAAGACACGATCGAGGTGCTCGACGACGCCAGCCTTCAACGCGCCGCGGACGCGATAGGGCGGGCACGCAGGATGGATATCTACGGCGTGGGCGGTTCGTCATCGATCGCCTACGACGCCTACCACAAGTTCCATCGCATCGGCATCACGTGCTTTGCGATGTCGGACGCGGATTTTCTCGCGACGTCTGCGGCACTGCTCGGGCCCGACGATGTGGCGCTTGGCATCTCGCACACCGGGAGCAGCCGCGATGTGGTCGAGGCGCTGCGCGCCGCGAAGGAAAACGGCGCTACCACGATATGCGTCACGCACAATGCGACGTCGCCGATCACACGAGTCGCCGATATCACCCTTTTCACCGCCGCGCGTGAGACCGCATTTTCAAGCGATGCGATGACCAGCAGACTCGCGCAGCTCTCCATCCTCGACACCGTCTACCTCGCAGTGGCCCTGGCGCGCTACGACAAGTCGCTTGGCTTCATCCAAAAGACGCGCCAGGCATCGGCAGCCAAACGCTATTGA